From Primulina tabacum isolate GXHZ01 chromosome 2, ASM2559414v2, whole genome shotgun sequence, one genomic window encodes:
- the LOC142528242 gene encoding pectinesterase inhibitor 3-like, giving the protein MAKGLQFFLPLFLFMLLLKTTSSHTAYRHDLVRSSCVHASYPNICLRTLSTYGSSASTPRDLAQLAVRVSLAHVRRGSSFLSQLPVRGQRARGALSDCVEQMGDAMDELSNTLSDLQHLRRGGDFRWQMSNAETWVSAALTNEDTCLDGFQEIGVNLRADVRRRITNVARVTSNALYLINLLDESP; this is encoded by the coding sequence ATGGCAAAGGGCCTCCAATTTTTTCTGCCCCTTTTTCTCTTCATGTTACTACTCAAAACAACTTCGTCCCACACCGCCTACAGGCACGATCTAGTTCGCTCTTCCTGCGTCCACGCAAGCTACCCTAACATCTGCCTCAGAACACTCTCGACGTACGGAAGCTCCGCCAGCACACCCCGCGACTTAGCTCAGCTCGCGGTCAGGGTCAGCCTCGCACACGTGCGCAGAGGCTCATCGTTCCTCTCCCAGCTGCCGGTTCGCGGCCAGAGGGCACGGGGAGCCTTGAGCGATTGCGTGGAGCAAATGGGGGACGCCATGGATGAACTGAGCAACACACTCTCGGATCTGCAGCACCTCCGCCGCGGAGGGGATTTCCGGTGGCAGATGAGCAATGCCGAGACGTGGGTCAGCGCCGCCTTGACGAATGAGGACACTTGTCTCGACGGATTTCAGGAGATCGGCGTTAATCTCCGCGCCGACGTGCGTCGGAGGATCACGAACGTGGCCAGAGTCACTAGCAACGCGCTATATCTCATCAATCTTCTTGACGAGTCTCCTTAA
- the LOC142528249 gene encoding 3-oxoacyl-[acyl-carrier-protein] synthase I, chloroplastic-like isoform X2: MEARMQFTFSISILCTPSIDFSRFYKWGRRRRKRDLSKCSLQCYGLYSFMNSCAPFEHCEASDFSGSFLGHRRGRNLLVHAAHSGDFLDGWGPNYSISTVRGRSDLYILNAANHIIRGEASCLTMLHEILSDMMLSGGSDSVIIPVGLGGFVACKALSQRNTEPTKVLHPGNHSKMNLAKSMTGRLLGAHGAVEAVATVQGFRTGWVHPNLNLENPDDGVVCCSSPTFLRQHFHMQRVSSPLDSHVYF, translated from the exons ATGGAGGCACGCATGCAATTTACTTTTTCCATTTCCATACTATGTACGCCATCCATTGATTTTTCCCGTTTCTACAAATGGGGGAGGCGTCGCAGGAAAAGGGACCTGTCCAAATGCTCGCTGCAGTGCTACGGCCTTTACAGTTTCATGAATTCTTGCGCACCCTTCGAACACTGCGAAGCATCGGACTTCTCTGGTTCCTTCTTAGGCCATCGGAGAGGCAGGAATCTGCTTGTCCATGCTGCCCATTCTGGTGATTTCTT GGATGGATGGGGGCCTAACTACTCAATTTCCACTGTTCGTGGTAGAAGCGACTTGTATATACTAAATGCTGCAAACCACATCATCAGAGGTGAAGCT TCTTGCCTGACGATGCTTCATGAGATTTTGTCGGACATGATGCTCAGTGGTGGCTCAGATTCAGTAATTATACCTGTTG GATTGGGAGGTTTTGTAGCTTGTAAAGCACTGTCACAAAGGAACACTGAACCTACTAAAGTCTTGCACCCCGGGAATCAT TCGAAGATGAACTTGGCGAAATCTATGACAGGACGCCTTCTGGGAGCACATGGTGCTGTGGAAGCTGTTGCTACTGTGCAG GGGTTTCGGACCGGGTGGGTGCACCCAAATCTCAATCTTGAAAACCCAGACGATGGTGTGGTCTGCTGTTCTTCCCCCACTTTTTTAAGGCAGCATTTTCATATGCAACGAGTTAGTTCGCCACTTGATTCACATGTTTACTTCTAA
- the LOC142528249 gene encoding 3-oxoacyl-[acyl-carrier-protein] synthase I, chloroplastic-like isoform X1 — MEARMQFTFSISILCTPSIDFSRFYKWGRRRRKRDLSKCSLQCYGLYSFMNSCAPFEHCEASDFSGSFLGHRRGRNLLVHAAHSGDFLDGWGPNYSISTVRGRSDLYILNAANHIIRGEAVSPRPSFFPSIRSCLTMLHEILSDMMLSGGSDSVIIPVGLGGFVACKALSQRNTEPTKVLHPGNHSKMNLAKSMTGRLLGAHGAVEAVATVQGFRTGWVHPNLNLENPDDGVVCCSSPTFLRQHFHMQRVSSPLDSHVYF; from the exons ATGGAGGCACGCATGCAATTTACTTTTTCCATTTCCATACTATGTACGCCATCCATTGATTTTTCCCGTTTCTACAAATGGGGGAGGCGTCGCAGGAAAAGGGACCTGTCCAAATGCTCGCTGCAGTGCTACGGCCTTTACAGTTTCATGAATTCTTGCGCACCCTTCGAACACTGCGAAGCATCGGACTTCTCTGGTTCCTTCTTAGGCCATCGGAGAGGCAGGAATCTGCTTGTCCATGCTGCCCATTCTGGTGATTTCTT GGATGGATGGGGGCCTAACTACTCAATTTCCACTGTTCGTGGTAGAAGCGACTTGTATATACTAAATGCTGCAAACCACATCATCAGAGGTGAAGCTGTAAGTCCCCGACCTTCTTTTTTTCCGAGCATCAGA TCTTGCCTGACGATGCTTCATGAGATTTTGTCGGACATGATGCTCAGTGGTGGCTCAGATTCAGTAATTATACCTGTTG GATTGGGAGGTTTTGTAGCTTGTAAAGCACTGTCACAAAGGAACACTGAACCTACTAAAGTCTTGCACCCCGGGAATCAT TCGAAGATGAACTTGGCGAAATCTATGACAGGACGCCTTCTGGGAGCACATGGTGCTGTGGAAGCTGTTGCTACTGTGCAG GGGTTTCGGACCGGGTGGGTGCACCCAAATCTCAATCTTGAAAACCCAGACGATGGTGTGGTCTGCTGTTCTTCCCCCACTTTTTTAAGGCAGCATTTTCATATGCAACGAGTTAGTTCGCCACTTGATTCACATGTTTACTTCTAA
- the LOC142528249 gene encoding 3-oxoacyl-[acyl-carrier-protein] synthase II, chloroplastic-like isoform X3: MGEASQEKGPVQMLAAVLRPLQFHEFLRTLRTLRSIGLLWFLLRPSERQESACPCCPFWDGWGPNYSISTVRGRSDLYILNAANHIIRGEAVSPRPSFFPSIRSCLTMLHEILSDMMLSGGSDSVIIPVGLGGFVACKALSQRNTEPTKVLHPGNHSKMNLAKSMTGRLLGAHGAVEAVATVQGFRTGWVHPNLNLENPDDGVVCCSSPTFLRQHFHMQRVSSPLDSHVYF, translated from the exons ATGGGGGAGGCGTCGCAGGAAAAGGGACCTGTCCAAATGCTCGCTGCAGTGCTACGGCCTTTACAGTTTCATGAATTCTTGCGCACCCTTCGAACACTGCGAAGCATCGGACTTCTCTGGTTCCTTCTTAGGCCATCGGAGAGGCAGGAATCTGCTTGTCCATGCTGCCCATTCTG GGATGGATGGGGGCCTAACTACTCAATTTCCACTGTTCGTGGTAGAAGCGACTTGTATATACTAAATGCTGCAAACCACATCATCAGAGGTGAAGCTGTAAGTCCCCGACCTTCTTTTTTTCCGAGCATCAGA TCTTGCCTGACGATGCTTCATGAGATTTTGTCGGACATGATGCTCAGTGGTGGCTCAGATTCAGTAATTATACCTGTTG GATTGGGAGGTTTTGTAGCTTGTAAAGCACTGTCACAAAGGAACACTGAACCTACTAAAGTCTTGCACCCCGGGAATCAT TCGAAGATGAACTTGGCGAAATCTATGACAGGACGCCTTCTGGGAGCACATGGTGCTGTGGAAGCTGTTGCTACTGTGCAG GGGTTTCGGACCGGGTGGGTGCACCCAAATCTCAATCTTGAAAACCCAGACGATGGTGTGGTCTGCTGTTCTTCCCCCACTTTTTTAAGGCAGCATTTTCATATGCAACGAGTTAGTTCGCCACTTGATTCACATGTTTACTTCTAA